From Enhydrobacter sp., the proteins below share one genomic window:
- a CDS encoding pirin family protein — MNRRIEARFAAQRVVDDGDMLLFRALPMPERPSVGPFVFVDHYRSRSARGIGDRPHPHAGIEVLSYLLEGGVEHRDSMGFRDRLGPGDAQWIRAGRGILHAEQPQGGRHGLQLWTSLPPALKFAEPTYRSWRAVDIPEIRRPGVRVRVVAGTVEGVFGPMTLATPTVFAHAELDAGAVFTLGVEAGHEVGLYVLAGALADAGGGPLGTGGFAVLGRGSRVTIAAAGEGAASVALLGGQPAEGPILFAGPFVMDTPERLDQARRDYLAGRMGRLEGVPF; from the coding sequence ATGAACCGCCGCATCGAAGCCCGTTTTGCCGCCCAGCGCGTCGTCGATGACGGCGACATGCTGCTGTTTCGCGCTCTGCCGATGCCGGAGCGACCGTCGGTCGGACCGTTCGTGTTCGTCGATCACTATCGAAGTCGCAGCGCGCGCGGCATCGGCGATCGTCCGCATCCCCACGCCGGCATCGAGGTGCTGAGCTATCTGCTGGAGGGCGGCGTCGAGCATCGTGACAGCATGGGCTTTCGTGACCGGCTCGGCCCCGGCGACGCCCAATGGATACGGGCGGGTCGCGGCATCCTGCATGCCGAGCAGCCGCAGGGTGGGCGCCACGGCCTGCAGCTGTGGACCAGCCTGCCGCCGGCGCTGAAATTCGCCGAGCCGACCTATCGCTCGTGGCGAGCCGTCGACATTCCCGAGATCCGCCGGCCCGGCGTCCGCGTGCGCGTCGTCGCCGGCACCGTGGAGGGCGTGTTCGGACCGATGACGCTCGCGACCCCGACAGTCTTCGCGCATGCCGAACTCGACGCCGGAGCGGTCTTCACGCTCGGCGTGGAGGCGGGGCATGAAGTCGGTCTCTACGTGCTCGCCGGCGCTCTCGCGGACGCCGGCGGCGGGCCGCTCGGCACCGGCGGATTCGCCGTGCTGGGACGGGGATCGCGCGTCACGATCGCCGCTGCCGGTGAGGGTGCGGCCTCCGTCGCGCTCCTCGGCGGCCAGCCGGCGGAAGGGCCGATCCTGTTCGCCGGGCCCTTCGTGATGGACACGCCCGAGCGTCTGGACCAGGCGCGGCGCGACTACCTGGCCGGACGAATGGGGCGGCTGGAGGGCGTGCCGTTCTGA
- a CDS encoding MFS transporter, whose protein sequence is MSSEFRRQGLIIVGTLATAYVASHFFRAANVTIGLDLMRDLAIGPEALGALTGAFFFGFSVMQIPCGFLFDRFGPRRTVTGMLLLAVIGAAIFTLAPSWPVLLTGRALMGAGFGVMLIGTMVVITRWFPPDRFSTLSGWVLSIGLTGNLLATTPLAWGTEQIGWRGVFAAVVVFSAVAAIAVWLVVRDAPPGHPFLARKSETPGEMLRGLGEVLRNPRLPFILALNFCNYACTFTVQGLWGGPFLREVHGLSIIEAGNVLLSAVIAYQIGMLVFGPLDRLFDTRKWIAIAGTSAIAVILGLLALWRDAPAWAAIGAIVAIGFLSASSTMVMTHGRAIFPDRLIGRGMATLNTSVMLGVACMQTVSGLVLGMFEPLADGARSEEAYRTLFGFMFVVLGIALAIYGRAADVRPSQEMWARQGVGR, encoded by the coding sequence ATGTCGTCCGAATTTCGGCGGCAGGGGCTGATCATCGTCGGCACCCTGGCCACCGCGTATGTCGCCAGCCATTTCTTCCGTGCCGCCAACGTCACGATCGGGCTCGATCTGATGCGCGACCTCGCCATCGGTCCGGAGGCGTTGGGCGCCCTGACCGGCGCGTTCTTCTTCGGCTTCTCGGTGATGCAGATCCCCTGCGGCTTCCTGTTCGACCGCTTCGGTCCTCGCCGCACGGTGACCGGTATGCTGCTGCTGGCGGTGATCGGCGCCGCCATTTTCACCTTGGCGCCGAGCTGGCCGGTCCTGCTCACCGGTCGCGCACTGATGGGCGCGGGCTTCGGCGTCATGCTGATCGGTACCATGGTGGTGATCACCCGTTGGTTCCCGCCCGACCGTTTCTCCACGCTGTCGGGCTGGGTGCTGTCGATCGGTCTGACGGGCAATCTGCTGGCGACGACGCCGCTTGCCTGGGGCACCGAGCAGATCGGCTGGCGCGGCGTGTTCGCCGCCGTCGTCGTCTTCTCGGCGGTGGCCGCGATCGCCGTGTGGCTGGTGGTGCGCGACGCGCCGCCGGGCCATCCTTTCCTGGCCCGCAAGTCGGAGACGCCGGGTGAGATGCTGCGCGGCCTCGGCGAGGTGCTGCGCAATCCCAGGCTGCCCTTCATCCTGGCCCTCAATTTCTGCAACTATGCGTGCACCTTCACCGTCCAGGGACTGTGGGGTGGACCATTCCTGCGCGAGGTGCACGGACTGAGCATCATCGAGGCGGGCAACGTGCTGCTCTCGGCGGTGATTGCCTATCAGATCGGCATGCTGGTGTTCGGCCCGCTCGATCGCCTGTTCGATACGCGCAAGTGGATCGCCATCGCGGGCACCTCGGCCATTGCCGTCATCCTCGGCTTGCTCGCGTTGTGGAGGGATGCGCCGGCCTGGGCCGCCATCGGCGCGATCGTCGCCATCGGCTTCCTGAGCGCTTCCAGCACCATGGTCATGACGCACGGCCGCGCCATCTTTCCCGACCGGCTGATCGGCCGCGGCATGGCGACGCTGAACACGAGCGTGATGCTGGGCGTGGCCTGCATGCAGACCGTGTCGGGGCTCGTGCTCGGCATGTTCGAACCGCTGGCGGATGGAGCACGCAGCGAGGAGGCCTATCGCACGCTGTTCGGCTTCATGTTCGTCGTGCTCGGGATTGCGCTGGCGATATACGGCCGCGCCGCCGATGTGCGGCCGAGCCAGGAGATGTGGGCGCGGCAGGGCGTCGGCCGATGA
- a CDS encoding integrase family protein, with the protein MHLTDMVVRSLPLQKEGQKDYTDDTFAGLTLRVGKRTKTFMLLVGSGKQRKRHTLGKYPYVSLQDARKKARIIVGQREQAPADMAPEVSFDDALDTFLKAYAEKNKDSTVYETTRLLNRHLKPALTGKNLNDAKKWRLVEIMDEIEKVSIRRHFYTAAFTFFRWSRRYDIPNPLEGVEKPPKSKSRSRLFTPDEFRTIWQASLDMGTYGLLYRVLLASGQRLGQIANLHSDFIDRGSRQITWPAELMKTNKEFTFPYGDLLHSLLPQGDGHLFTGDDGEPWDNWTDPHNDLLARCKLRCCLEKSFEFLDPFRDRVDRLVYHPQQVGSLSRGDAISRDEIPLNRVRPVNVNPRDLSPVGLGICVSKLFVSQAEHARVKFEFRGIVAKQFEWELRPPFGPCEWSRV; encoded by the coding sequence ATGCACCTAACCGATATGGTCGTGAGGTCCCTGCCGCTCCAAAAGGAGGGCCAGAAGGACTACACCGACGACACGTTCGCGGGGCTCACGCTTCGCGTCGGCAAGCGCACCAAGACGTTCATGCTCTTGGTCGGATCTGGAAAGCAGCGGAAGCGGCACACGCTCGGGAAGTACCCGTACGTGTCGCTTCAGGACGCGCGGAAGAAGGCGCGCATCATCGTCGGGCAGCGGGAGCAGGCTCCGGCCGACATGGCTCCCGAGGTTTCCTTCGACGACGCGCTCGACACGTTCCTCAAGGCCTACGCCGAGAAGAACAAGGACTCGACGGTCTACGAGACGACCCGGCTCCTCAATCGCCACCTCAAGCCTGCCCTAACCGGCAAGAACCTCAACGACGCGAAGAAGTGGCGACTGGTCGAGATAATGGACGAGATCGAGAAGGTCTCCATCCGCCGCCATTTCTACACGGCCGCGTTCACGTTCTTCCGGTGGTCCAGGCGGTACGACATCCCGAACCCGCTTGAGGGCGTCGAGAAGCCGCCCAAGAGCAAGTCCAGGTCGCGCCTGTTCACTCCGGACGAGTTCCGGACCATCTGGCAGGCAAGCCTCGACATGGGCACGTACGGCCTCCTGTACCGCGTTCTCCTGGCATCCGGCCAACGGCTCGGGCAGATCGCCAACCTCCACTCCGACTTCATCGACCGCGGCAGCCGCCAGATCACCTGGCCTGCTGAGCTCATGAAGACCAACAAGGAGTTCACGTTTCCCTACGGGGACCTACTCCATTCCCTGCTACCGCAGGGGGACGGGCACCTGTTCACCGGAGACGACGGCGAACCGTGGGACAACTGGACGGACCCGCACAACGACCTCTTGGCGCGGTGCAAGCTAAGGTGTTGCCTTGAGAAGAGCTTCGAGTTCCTTGATCCGTTTCGCGATCGCGTCGACCGCCTTGTTTATCATCCTCAACAAGTCGGCAGCCTCTCGCGCGGTGACGCTATATCTCGGGACGAAATACCTCTCAATCGGGTCAGACCCGTGAACGTGAACCCTCGTGATCTTTCTCCGGTAGGTCTTGGAATCTGTGTGAGCAAACTCTTCGTTTCTCAAGCCGAGCATGCGCGTGTGAAGTTCGAGTTCCGCGGCATCGTAGCCAAGCAATTCGAGTGGGAACTGCGGCCACCCTTTGGCCCATGTGAATGGTCTCGTGTATGA
- a CDS encoding tyrosine-type recombinase/integrase — MTRLKLTKTVVDAARPEKAPYELRDAAIPGFLLKVTPTGRKVFMVAYVANNGQRRKPAIGRFGEITVEQARAIAQDWLADVRKGKDPSAEKSAARRAPTVKELFERFIADYSEPRNKPSTVGANRGYGKLYVIPHLGQTKVADVTRSDISGLMKKMSKFPTNANRVLSAVRKMFNMAEVWGMRPDGSNPCRHVPKFPERGKTRLITDAELKRLYAYLSKAEDEGLEHPFILLAIRLQFEFAARMSEILKLEWAWVDLDNRRIEWPDSKTGGMSKPMSAEAVRLVEAAPRLEKSPYVCPSILDPNRPMPKHTYYKGWQRILGRAGLPRIGTHGIRHRAATDIANSGIPVKVGMALTAHKTVTMFMRYVHTEDDPVRAAADAVAFRRQGLIGGAAAATAATSAPAPIIAPETVAESTAEGGKPLGFDDGNYRSRTKLGNYRPFRHRGGPNRAVPPGTKRTADQAKEAAVAR; from the coding sequence ATGACAAGACTCAAACTCACGAAGACCGTCGTGGACGCCGCTCGGCCGGAGAAGGCTCCTTACGAACTCCGCGACGCAGCGATACCGGGTTTCCTGCTCAAGGTCACGCCGACCGGCCGCAAGGTCTTCATGGTGGCCTACGTCGCCAACAACGGCCAGCGTCGCAAGCCCGCCATCGGCCGCTTTGGCGAGATCACGGTTGAGCAGGCCCGGGCCATCGCCCAGGATTGGTTGGCCGACGTCCGCAAGGGCAAGGATCCGAGTGCGGAGAAGAGCGCCGCGCGCCGGGCGCCGACAGTGAAGGAGCTCTTCGAGCGCTTCATCGCCGACTACTCCGAGCCGCGCAACAAGCCCTCTACGGTCGGGGCCAACCGCGGCTACGGCAAGCTCTACGTCATCCCCCATCTCGGCCAAACCAAGGTCGCCGACGTCACACGCTCGGATATCTCAGGCCTTATGAAGAAGATGTCGAAGTTCCCAACGAACGCAAATCGGGTGCTCTCGGCGGTGCGTAAGATGTTCAACATGGCGGAGGTCTGGGGCATGCGTCCAGACGGATCGAACCCATGCCGCCATGTTCCAAAGTTCCCAGAACGAGGAAAGACCCGGCTGATCACCGATGCAGAGTTGAAACGACTGTATGCCTATTTGAGCAAGGCGGAGGACGAGGGCCTCGAGCACCCGTTCATCCTCCTCGCCATCCGGCTACAGTTCGAGTTTGCGGCTCGGATGTCGGAGATCCTCAAGCTCGAATGGGCCTGGGTCGATCTCGACAACCGTCGTATCGAATGGCCCGACAGCAAGACCGGCGGCATGTCGAAGCCGATGAGCGCCGAGGCGGTCCGCCTGGTCGAGGCGGCGCCGCGTTTGGAAAAGTCACCCTACGTCTGCCCATCTATCTTGGATCCCAACCGGCCGATGCCGAAGCACACCTATTACAAGGGTTGGCAGCGCATCCTCGGGCGTGCAGGGCTGCCGCGCATCGGCACACACGGCATCCGGCATCGCGCGGCCACCGATATCGCAAATTCCGGGATCCCCGTGAAGGTCGGCATGGCGCTCACGGCGCACAAGACGGTCACGATGTTCATGCGCTACGTTCATACCGAGGATGATCCGGTGCGGGCAGCGGCCGACGCCGTGGCGTTTCGACGTCAGGGTCTGATCGGGGGTGCCGCGGCAGCGACTGCGGCGACGTCAGCTCCCGCGCCGATCATCGCGCCCGAGACGGTGGCGGAATCGACGGCAGAAGGAGGCAAGCCGCTTGGCTTTGACGACGGCAACTACAGATCTCGAACCAAGCTCGGAAACTATCGGCCGTTTCGTCACCGTGGTGGCCCGAACCGGGCTGTTCCTCCTGGTACTAAGCGGACCGCAGATCAGGCGAAGGAGGCAGCCGTTGCCCGATAG
- a CDS encoding efflux RND transporter periplasmic adaptor subunit: MSNIEGRKAGRGFAVAFVAALAGAAAGAGIVLWLNGAQLLTASVASSSSEAPAPTGPCGGKVKYYRNPMGAPDTSPVPKKDSMQMDYIPVCEEEGSSEDSNIVKVSLDRVQRLGVRSEAVEEQTLARVVRAFATVQYDERRQTVIAPRFGGWIEKLYVSATGDAVTPGQKLFEVYSPELNVLQQEFVLSRGTQGSADNRLRNLDYPESDLEKLRRGERPPRTIAVPAPTAGTVIEKMAVKGMRYQPGDTLFRIVDTSVMWVLAEVYEQDLAFVKVGDMAMVTVNAWPNRPFAGRVTFIYPGVGKDSRTARLRIEVANSDGLLRADMAATAEIEAPIPGRWVAVPESAMIDSGKRQIVLVERGEGRYEPRPVKFGARVPGYVQVLGGLEPGERVVTSATFLIDAESNLRAALAAFTAGGGK; this comes from the coding sequence ATGTCGAACATCGAAGGCCGAAAGGCCGGTCGCGGATTCGCGGTTGCATTTGTCGCGGCCCTGGCCGGTGCCGCCGCTGGGGCCGGCATCGTGCTGTGGCTGAACGGCGCGCAGCTATTGACCGCGAGCGTCGCCTCGTCCTCATCCGAGGCGCCCGCGCCGACCGGACCTTGCGGCGGCAAGGTCAAGTACTACCGCAATCCAATGGGCGCGCCCGACACCTCGCCCGTACCGAAGAAAGACTCGATGCAGATGGACTACATTCCCGTCTGCGAGGAGGAGGGCTCGTCAGAAGACAGCAACATCGTCAAGGTGAGCCTCGACCGCGTACAACGGCTGGGCGTGCGCAGCGAGGCGGTCGAGGAGCAGACGCTCGCCCGCGTCGTGCGCGCCTTTGCTACCGTGCAGTACGACGAGCGTCGCCAGACGGTGATTGCGCCCCGATTCGGCGGCTGGATCGAGAAGCTATATGTCAGCGCCACCGGCGATGCCGTGACCCCGGGACAGAAGCTGTTCGAGGTCTACAGCCCCGAACTGAACGTCCTGCAGCAGGAGTTCGTGCTGTCGCGCGGCACTCAAGGCAGCGCCGACAACCGCCTGCGCAACCTCGACTACCCCGAAAGCGATCTGGAAAAGCTGCGCCGCGGCGAGCGCCCACCACGCACCATTGCGGTGCCCGCGCCGACAGCCGGGACGGTGATCGAGAAGATGGCGGTCAAGGGCATGCGCTACCAGCCCGGCGATACCCTGTTCCGTATCGTAGATACGTCGGTGATGTGGGTGCTGGCCGAGGTCTACGAGCAGGATCTCGCTTTCGTCAAAGTCGGCGACATGGCCATGGTCACAGTGAACGCGTGGCCCAACCGGCCCTTTGCCGGCCGCGTCACATTCATCTATCCCGGCGTCGGGAAGGACAGCCGCACGGCACGCCTGCGCATCGAGGTCGCCAATAGCGACGGGCTCCTGCGTGCAGACATGGCAGCTACCGCGGAAATCGAGGCACCGATCCCCGGCCGGTGGGTGGCCGTGCCGGAGTCGGCAATGATCGACAGCGGCAAGCGGCAGATCGTGTTGGTCGAGCGCGGCGAAGGCCGCTACGAGCCTCGGCCGGTGAAGTTCGGCGCCCGGGTGCCGGGCTACGTCCAGGTGTTGGGAGGTCTTGAGCCCGGCGAACGCGTCGTCACCTCTGCCACTTTCCTGATCGACGCCGAAAGCAACCTGCGAGCCGCGCTTGCGGCGTTCACCGCTGGGGGCGGCAAATGA
- a CDS encoding superinfection immunity protein has translation MPPAMMRGWVGAVIVAVVAIVYLWPSFMALARKQPRPGAIFLLNLLLGWTIVGWVVAYRLATKSEFEDDLPSRRRRRSRRR, from the coding sequence GTGCCGCCGGCGATGATGCGGGGCTGGGTCGGCGCCGTCATCGTGGCCGTGGTCGCCATCGTCTATCTGTGGCCCTCGTTCATGGCGCTTGCCCGCAAGCAGCCGCGGCCCGGCGCGATCTTCCTGCTCAATCTGCTGCTGGGCTGGACGATCGTGGGTTGGGTCGTCGCCTATCGCCTCGCCACCAAGTCCGAGTTCGAGGACGACCTGCCGTCGCGGCGCCGGCGCCGCTCGAGACGCCGGTGA
- a CDS encoding efflux RND transporter permease subunit yields the protein MIAGIIRWSGRNLLLVFMATLALTGGGLYAIGRISLDAIPDLSDIQVIVYTEMPGQAPQVVEDQVTYPLTTAMLAVPRSRAVRGFSFFGVSFVYVIFEDGTDIYWARSRVLEYLNSGAQKLPADVRPTLGPDATGVGWVYQYVVVGANRSLAELRSLQDWYIRFGLAKAEGVAEVASVGGFVRQYNVVVDPVKLRGFGVPLARVNSAIRASNREVGGRVVEMAETEFMVRGRGYIKSIADLEQIVLRADGPVPVLLRDVARVEFGPDERRGVTELDGEGEVVSGVVLQRFGQNALDVIANVKAKIKELASGLPEGVRIEPVYDRSNLIYRAIETLVHTLIEESIVVALVCFVFLLHVRSALVAIITLPVGILMAFAAMHVLGIGSNIMSLGGIAIAIGAMIDAAIVMIENAHKHLERLKPGQSRAEAIVEAAVEVGPALFFSLLVITVSFLPIFALEAQEGRMFKPLAWTKSLAMAAAALLSITLVPALMLLFVRGRILPEHRNPVNRALIWLYRPAIHLVLKARLVTIAVALAALGATAWPAMKLGTEFMPALDEGTLFYMPTTLPGLSVTKSAELLQTQDKIIRSFPEVASVYGKSGRAGTATDPAPLEMFETVINLKPRSQWRPGMNVDGLIAELDRALQFPGVSNSWTMPIKARTDMLATGIRTPVGIKLLGRDLGELETLARQVEAAVRTVPGTTSAFAERVTGGSFLDIVPDRARLAQYGVLTEDLQQAVSSALGGEAVTTTVEGRERYTVNVRYPRDLRSDPRTIASDVLVSTMRGGMIPLGQLAEVKVNQGPTTIRTENAQLAVYVFVDYRDRDLGSYVADARRAVQENVKFPPGSYAIWSGQFEFLERAEARLQIVVPATLLLILVLLYLNFRRLTETLIVMLSLPFSLVGGFWFVWWMGFNMSVAVAVGFIALAGVAAETGVVMLIYLDQALKERQRRREAEGRPLDRSDLRAAIIEGAVERVRPKMMTVTAIMAGLLPILWSTGTGSEVMQRIAVPMIGGMVSSTLLTLLVIPALYALVKGWHLPLAPAVDRGAHA from the coding sequence ATGATCGCCGGGATCATTCGCTGGTCCGGGCGCAACCTGCTGCTGGTCTTCATGGCCACCCTCGCCCTTACCGGCGGCGGACTCTATGCGATCGGCCGCATCTCGCTCGACGCCATCCCCGATCTCTCCGACATTCAGGTGATCGTCTACACCGAGATGCCGGGCCAGGCGCCGCAGGTGGTCGAGGACCAGGTCACCTATCCGCTGACGACTGCCATGCTTGCGGTGCCTCGCAGCAGGGCTGTGCGCGGTTTCTCGTTCTTCGGCGTGTCGTTCGTCTATGTGATCTTCGAGGACGGCACCGACATCTACTGGGCGCGCAGCCGCGTACTGGAATATCTCAATTCCGGCGCCCAGAAGCTGCCGGCCGACGTCCGGCCGACGCTGGGGCCGGACGCCACCGGCGTTGGCTGGGTCTATCAATACGTCGTGGTCGGTGCCAACCGTTCCCTGGCCGAGTTGCGCTCGCTGCAGGATTGGTACATCCGCTTCGGCCTCGCCAAGGCTGAGGGCGTGGCCGAGGTGGCAAGCGTCGGCGGCTTCGTGCGGCAATACAACGTCGTGGTCGACCCAGTGAAGCTGCGCGGCTTCGGCGTGCCGCTGGCGCGCGTTAACTCGGCGATCCGCGCCAGCAATCGCGAGGTCGGCGGCAGGGTCGTCGAGATGGCCGAGACCGAATTCATGGTGCGGGGCCGCGGCTACATCAAGAGCATCGCCGATCTCGAGCAAATCGTCCTGCGCGCCGACGGGCCGGTGCCGGTGCTGCTGCGCGACGTTGCGCGCGTCGAGTTCGGCCCCGACGAGCGGCGCGGCGTCACCGAACTCGACGGCGAGGGCGAAGTGGTGAGCGGCGTCGTTCTGCAGCGCTTCGGCCAGAACGCGCTCGACGTGATCGCCAATGTGAAGGCCAAGATAAAGGAACTCGCGTCGGGCCTGCCCGAGGGCGTCCGCATCGAGCCGGTCTACGACCGTTCCAATCTGATCTATCGCGCCATCGAGACCCTGGTCCATACGCTAATCGAAGAGAGCATCGTCGTGGCGCTCGTCTGCTTCGTGTTCCTGTTGCATGTGCGCTCGGCGCTGGTGGCGATCATCACCCTGCCGGTCGGCATCCTGATGGCGTTCGCCGCGATGCACGTGCTGGGGATCGGTTCCAACATCATGAGTCTCGGCGGCATCGCCATCGCCATCGGCGCCATGATCGATGCAGCCATCGTCATGATCGAGAACGCCCACAAGCACCTGGAGCGCCTGAAGCCGGGCCAGTCGCGGGCCGAGGCGATCGTCGAGGCTGCCGTCGAGGTCGGACCGGCGTTGTTCTTCAGCCTACTGGTTATCACCGTGTCGTTCTTGCCGATCTTCGCACTGGAGGCCCAAGAAGGGCGGATGTTCAAGCCGCTCGCCTGGACCAAGAGTCTGGCGATGGCGGCGGCGGCATTGCTGTCGATCACCCTCGTGCCGGCATTGATGCTGCTGTTCGTACGCGGTCGTATCCTGCCGGAGCATCGCAATCCGGTGAACCGGGCACTGATCTGGCTCTATCGCCCGGCAATCCATCTGGTATTGAAGGCGCGCTTGGTCACGATCGCGGTCGCACTTGCCGCGCTGGGTGCGACGGCGTGGCCGGCGATGAAGCTGGGCACCGAATTCATGCCCGCGCTCGACGAAGGCACGCTGTTCTACATGCCGACGACGCTGCCGGGCCTCTCGGTCACCAAGTCGGCCGAGCTGCTGCAGACCCAGGACAAGATTATCCGCTCGTTCCCCGAGGTGGCCTCGGTTTACGGCAAGAGCGGTCGTGCCGGAACCGCCACCGATCCCGCCCCGCTGGAAATGTTTGAAACGGTGATCAATCTCAAGCCACGATCGCAGTGGCGGCCGGGCATGAACGTCGATGGATTGATCGCCGAGTTGGACCGGGCGTTGCAGTTCCCCGGCGTCAGCAATTCCTGGACCATGCCGATCAAGGCCCGCACCGACATGCTGGCCACGGGCATCCGTACGCCCGTCGGCATCAAGCTGCTGGGCCGCGACCTCGGCGAACTGGAAACACTCGCCCGCCAGGTCGAGGCGGCGGTCCGCACTGTGCCCGGCACCACCAGCGCCTTCGCCGAGCGGGTCACGGGCGGCTCTTTTCTCGACATCGTGCCCGACCGCGCGCGGCTGGCACAATACGGCGTGCTGACCGAGGATCTGCAGCAGGCGGTGTCGAGCGCGCTGGGCGGCGAGGCGGTGACCACCACGGTCGAGGGACGCGAACGCTACACCGTCAACGTCCGCTATCCGCGCGACCTGCGCTCCGACCCGCGGACCATCGCCTCCGACGTGCTGGTCTCGACCATGCGCGGCGGCATGATCCCGCTCGGCCAGCTCGCCGAGGTGAAGGTGAACCAGGGGCCGACCACGATCCGCACCGAGAACGCCCAGCTCGCGGTCTATGTCTTCGTCGACTATCGCGACCGCGATCTCGGCAGCTATGTCGCCGATGCCCGGCGCGCCGTGCAGGAGAATGTGAAGTTTCCGCCCGGCTCGTACGCGATCTGGAGCGGCCAGTTCGAGTTCCTCGAGCGGGCCGAGGCCCGGCTGCAGATCGTCGTGCCGGCCACGCTGCTGCTGATCCTGGTGCTGCTCTATCTCAACTTCCGGCGCCTGACCGAGACGCTGATCGTCATGCTGTCGCTGCCCTTCTCTCTGGTCGGCGGCTTCTGGTTCGTGTGGTGGATGGGCTTCAACATGAGCGTGGCCGTGGCCGTGGGCTTCATCGCCCTGGCCGGCGTCGCTGCCGAAACTGGCGTGGTGATGCTGATCTATCTCGACCAAGCCCTGAAGGAACGGCAGCGACGCCGCGAGGCCGAAGGCCGGCCGCTGGACCGCTCGGACCTGCGGGCCGCCATCATCGAAGGCGCCGTCGAACGCGTGCGGCCAAAGATGATGACGGTGACCGCCATCATGGCGGGATTGCTGCCGATCCTGTGGAGCACCGGCACCGGCTCGGAAGTAATGCAACGCATCGCCGTGCCGATGATCGGCGGCATGGTGAGTTCGACCCTGCTCACCCTGCTGGTGATCCCGGCACTCTACGCGCTGGTCAAGGGCTGGCACCTTCCGCTCGCACCTGCGGTCGATCGGGGGGCGCACGCATGA
- a CDS encoding adenylyl-sulfate kinase: protein MVHALSSNSRRELRFLVCGSVDDGKSTLFPADRFLEVHVDAPIEICRQRDLKGLYRASDSGKVTNVTGRDQPYEPPMAAHITVKTAEILPETAVELLLETVSTRL, encoded by the coding sequence ATGGTCCACGCGCTTTCCTCCAACAGCCGGCGTGAGCTGCGCTTCCTCGTCTGCGGCTCGGTGGACGACGGCAAGTCCACGCTGTTCCCGGCCGACCGGTTCCTCGAGGTGCATGTCGACGCGCCGATCGAGATTTGTCGACAGCGCGACCTCAAGGGCCTCTACAGAGCTTCCGATTCGGGGAAGGTCACGAACGTCACCGGACGCGATCAACCTTACGAGCCGCCCATGGCGGCGCATATCACAGTGAAGACTGCCGAAATCCTGCCCGAAACTGCAGTGGAACTGCTTTTGGAGACGGTGTCGACGCGCTTGTGA
- the glk gene encoding glucokinase: protein MGASDGSAILADIGATNARFALLAGGDIVASMRCGVADYASPIEAIRAFLQDHAIAPPDRAVVAAAGPVAQGRVKLTNAAWTLDAEQLRRGLALERVRVLNDFEALGWALSEFQPADLRFVGGGRNLEGGTMAVLGPGSGFGLAAMTFTDRKPSVLVTEGGHATLSCENVREDAIVAALRERLHHVSVEAVLSGPGLVNLYEAVARVDGVSVPERSAEDIMAHGLAGDCSVSRATLDQFCSFLGSVAGNVALTLGAVGGMFIGGGIAPRFLEFLSVSSFRARFEAKGRFSDYLSRIPTAIIVRPDPAFVGLAKLAHEAR, encoded by the coding sequence ATGGGTGCTTCAGACGGTTCCGCGATTCTTGCCGACATTGGCGCTACCAACGCGCGCTTCGCACTGCTCGCCGGGGGAGACATCGTCGCCTCCATGCGCTGTGGAGTTGCCGACTATGCCTCGCCGATCGAGGCGATTCGAGCATTCCTCCAGGACCACGCAATCGCGCCGCCAGACCGCGCGGTGGTCGCCGCGGCGGGCCCCGTCGCGCAAGGGCGAGTGAAGCTGACCAACGCTGCCTGGACCCTGGATGCCGAACAGTTGCGGCGGGGCCTTGCGCTCGAACGCGTGCGCGTGCTGAACGACTTCGAGGCACTTGGATGGGCATTGTCGGAGTTCCAGCCAGCCGATCTGCGTTTCGTGGGTGGCGGCAGGAACCTGGAAGGCGGCACCATGGCGGTACTGGGCCCGGGGTCCGGTTTCGGCCTCGCGGCGATGACCTTCACCGACAGGAAGCCGAGCGTTCTGGTCACGGAGGGCGGTCATGCAACGCTTTCGTGCGAGAACGTGCGCGAGGATGCGATCGTCGCTGCGTTGCGCGAACGGCTGCATCATGTTTCGGTGGAGGCCGTTCTGTCGGGCCCAGGCCTGGTGAACTTGTACGAAGCTGTCGCTCGCGTCGACGGTGTCTCGGTTCCAGAACGCAGCGCGGAGGACATCATGGCACACGGTCTCGCGGGTGACTGCTCCGTCAGCAGGGCAACCCTGGACCAGTTCTGCAGCTTCCTTGGCAGTGTCGCCGGAAACGTTGCCCTGACGCTCGGTGCAGTCGGCGGCATGTTCATCGGCGGCGGAATCGCGCCCCGCTTCCTCGAGTTCCTGAGTGTTTCTTCGTTCCGTGCGCGATTCGAAGCCAAGGGACGCTTCTCCGACTATCTCTCCCGCATCCCGACGGCGATCATCGTCCGCCCCGATCCCGCCTTCGTCGGTCTTGCGAAGCTCGCACATGAGGCGCGTTAG